TAACAAAGAGCTAAAAAAGTAAGTCAATAGCTGTATTAGACAGAAATATATAAGTTAACTTGTGACGCTCTCCATTAGTTGCTTATTCATCATATTTGCTGCTACTTCACTCAATTCCGTTTTAAAAGTCTTCCTTCCTAATTGTTGTACATTccctgagaccaaccagaaaCATTTCCTTCGACAAATATTCCTAGATTTTCATAACAATCACACGTGGTCTCTCATTTTTGCATCACCACATTTTACACGAGGCAAAAGAGGTGCACTTCAATTCATTCGCTTAGTGCAGCGGGAGGGGGATTTTTGTCCGGGGGAGGTGCCCCCATTGACCcgcatttgtttgttttttaaatgacCCTACTGTGACATTTTATAAAAACATTGCAAATTGGCATGCAAAATGTCCGAATTGCCGCAGCAAAATCAGGCATTTTGGCCCGCAACtatcacaaaaaaaaaaacacagaagaatcctggagggactgccTTATGAACTGTTACAGAGACTTATAAGTACCTTATGAACTGTCTCTTTGCCTCATTGACCACTGGTTCGTTGTCCACCATATCTGTATGGTTGCTAAGGGCGTCATCAGGGAAGTCTTCTTCTTCGTCAGTCAAAGCCTCTGTGGGTGTTGAGTCACAGTGTTACCGTGGTAATTATGTAGCAGGTGTACACACTCCTATAGGTGTTAGGCAGGGACAGCCAACTCTTCTCCTAGAGAGCTACTGGGTATTTAGGGTTTTGCTCCAACCCTACTCTAACAAACCTGAATCAGCTAGTAGCTTGCACACCCAGTAGCCTTCAAGGACACATGTTGGCACGCACTGGTGTAGGGGGAACAGTGGAACCCCAAGGGCATTAACATCAACAGAATCTGCTCTTCTGCTTTAGCCCTCAAATTCAAatctggaccttgaagccagttccactgcttttctTCATTCTTCCCCTCTAAATCAGAGACCAATTTAAACCTGGGACCACTTACGGAAGCCCGTCGGAGCGGGGGGGGGACAGGTCGCTGACTAGTGGTGGCAATTCAGCATGATACATGTCCATTGGGGTGGGGGCAGGGTAAAATGTCCATTGAGGTGGGGGGTTAATATGAAAACATTTAACTACACATAAGAAAACATTTGAAGTATTCCAAATACATGTTCTCACATGATTTCACGTGACCAAAAATGTATGTGGTTTTTCTTTAAGGGACACCaagtgggtgcaattaattaccAGGTGgaagtagaacagaaaaccagcatcGTAGGGTAAGATTCAAATACCCCTGTGCTATAGTAACTATAGTAGTTGTACCTGTTGCCTCGTCCTCCTCGATGATGTCCTCCAGGGAATAGTTCCTGAGGAACTCAGCGAATGCCCCATTCTGTTTGAGCAGCTCTTGGTACGAGCCCATCTCCGACACCCTGccctccaccatcaccactatGTTATCCACCTGCGGCAGGAAGCTGATGCCGTGCGTCACCAGGATACGCGTCTTGAGAGAAAAGAGGATCTGTCATtaaggctgggaattgccagggacctcatgatactTTACTATCACGATACTttattatcacaatacttaggtgccgatattGGTTGCGATTCTATACGTTTCACTATTCTATCTATATGTGTTGCGATTCTATACGTTTCACTATTCTATCTATATGTGTTGCGATTCTATACGTTTCACTATTCCATCTATATGTGTTGCGATTCTATACGTTTCACTATTCTATCTATATGTGTTGCGATTCTATACGTTTCACTATTCTATCTATATGTGTTGCGATTCTATACGTTTCACTATTCCATCTATATGTGTTGCGATTCTATACGTTTCACTATTCTATCTATATGTGTTGCGATTCTATACGTTTCACTATTCTATCTATATGTGTTGCGATTCTATACGTTTCACTATTCTATATGTGTTGCGATTCTATACGTTTCACTATTCTATATGTGTTGCGATTCTATACGTTTCACTATTCTATATGTGTTGCGATTCTATACGTTTCACTATTCTATATCGCTATTGCGATTCTATACGTTTCACTATTCTATATCGCTATTGCGATTCTATACGTTTCACTATTCTATATCGCTATTGCGATTCTATACGTTTCACTATTCTATATCgctattgcgattcgatactgagATTTTATTGCAATTCGATGTTCTAATAaatctgcttaaaacatgttgactcaccatttaaaaagaagatgagAACAAACTATAGAAGGAGAAATACCTGAGCTAGAGAATTTATATTTGGAGTCATAGAATCTATACAACATCTtcaggtgcttctacacctgcattgcttgctgtttggggttttaggctgggtttctgtacagcactttgagatatcagctgatgtaagaagggctatataaatacatttgatttgatttaaaaataGTGATACTATACTGTATACATTTTCCCCCCCATCACTTACTGTCATGTTAGTTCAATTATTCTTAGTGTTGCATATGCAGCAGGACAGTGAACATTCAAATATAGGAAGTGACACTCACTATAATAATGAAACAACCACAAACACACTGCACATGAAAGCCCCACCGAAGACGATGTGTATTACACATATTGAATTTACACACCCAAGTCTGTACATACGTTTCTTATCAGCGCAATAAAGTCGTACATTTGATACTAAACCAACAAGTATAGGATTGAAAACAATAAACCACAGATAAGAGCTACCATTTCCTCTATTGTAGGCGAGGACTCTTCAAAATGGGGTTTTACTATGTGAACTAGACAGAATATAGCTCATGTACTTGTCAGTTATGAGGAGATTCCCACTGTTGTCCTTTTTAACATGGCCATGTAGTGCCATACCACCAAATATTGTTGATAATGGACAAGATATCTAACCAGTTAATGTCTCTGCTACCACTCAGCATGTGTCTCTCTTCTTCTGTAGTGTAtggagaacagagcagagtgaCTCTTCTACTCACCTTGCCCTGCAGCGCCCCCTCTGGGCCAATGACATGGTCGAAGATGTGTTTGGCCACGTGGGCGTCCACGGCAGAGAGAGGGTCGTCCAGCAGGTAGACGTCTGCCTTGTTGTACAGAGCTCTGGCCAGACTGACCCTCTGTCTCTGACCACCTGATAGGTTGATtccctgagagagaaagagagaaaggagaaagagagaggagaaatagagagaggagagaaagaggagagaagagagaaagtgaggagaaagaaagaaaggagaaatagagagagaggagagaaagagagtggagagaaagaaagaaaggagagaagagagagagggaatgaaagaaagaaaggagaaatagagagagtggagagagagacagagagagaaagagaaagagaggagagagacagacacaagcAAATCACTGATCTCAAAATAAGTTGCTTTGTTTGAGACTCGAAGACTCATCTTAGCTCCCAGAACTGATGCCTTTAGTTGTGGGCTAACATGACCTTTAGCCCCAAAAAACAAACCAGGTTAGATTCTATTCCATCTCCCTACCTTCTCTCCGATCTCTGTCAGGTCTCCTCCAGGTAGTACTTCCAGGTCCTGGGTCAGAGCGCAGGCCTCCAAACAACAGCGGTACTTCTGCTCGTTGTAGGCCTTGCCAAATAGGATGTTGTCTCTCAGAGTGGCATTCTGGATCCAGGCTTGCTGCGGGACGTAGGCCACCGAACcctgaaaggagaggagggagaaaactCAGTAcagctgggagaggagggagaaaactcagtacagctgaaaactataACTGGACCCAAACAATCAGTCTATCAATcgttcaatcaatcaataaagcAATTGACCCACTAATCAATTCATCAATCGAGCAAATGCCCCagtaaaatcaaatcaatcaaccaacctTCAGTTAGCATAATTGAATTCAGTGGACATACCTGTATAGAGATGTCTCCCTccattttctccatctctcccagtaGAGCTGACACCAGAGAAGACTTTCCACAGCCGACATGTCCTACCACCGCTAGCAGTGAGCCCTGGGGCACCATCAGGTTtatactgggacacacacacacacacacacacagtcagtgcaTTCTTTCCCTTGAATAGTTATTGTCCTTTGCATGATGCAACTTGCCAACATACTTGTGTAGAGCAGGAGGATCTTGTTTTGCCCAGGTGAACTTCCCATTGACAACAGTCACTGAGCTATCTGAAGGCGAGAATGCATTGCAGTTACAAAAACAGGAACCATGACACAGCATTACCAAACTGGCAAAAACAGAAGGAGTTACAGAAGGAAAAGCAATGACTGTGGAATCCGTCCATCTAAATCTAAGTCACCTCAACTTAAGAGTCTAAAATGTTATTATTACAAAAGCCAAGAGTTATGACGATGCAAAACTGAAATTGATTACATAATCCCTCATAGTTTCTATTGAAAACCTAACCGCCTACAGTAATGGCAGGCAGTGGTGCCATGGTAACGGCCCATGTAAGCATGACTCAGCAGTAACCATAGAACTAGGAATTAcaatagtaatttaataggatctctatggcaGAAACATAGACAATTAGAATGCCTCAGAGGCCCCGTCCCATTAGCTTTCTTCTATACCACCCCTTCATGTCAGTGAAAACCTAAGGGGTATCGGAAGGGCCTAGGGGGTGAAATGAAACCAGCCCAGCCAAGTTTGGGGTGGTCCCTTCTTCAGCTGGTTCAATGTTCACCTGTGGCAGTGTTAGTCCGGTCCACAGACTCTGGGTCCAGCTCATCATGACTCAGGAAGTCCTGGATACGCTTCAGGGACACGCTGGCCTTGGAGTAGCAACAGAgtcaacacacgcacacaacgCAAAAGCATGCACAACATCCACAGGAGGAATGAAAGAAGTAATaagaggaggagtgagagaaagaggaatgAGAGAAGTAGCGGGAAAAGAAAGTGACAGAATTAAAAAATTGAGAGGAGTGAGACAAGGAGAGAAAAGAAGGAGTAAGAGAAcgatagaggaggagaagagcctACCTGTACGATACAGCTGATGACTTGGGGCAACATATTGAGAGGGAACCGTAAGATGTTGAACAGAGACAAAGATACAAAGGCTTTCTCCGCGtctaaaatgttatttttatCCACAGTCACATACACTGCAAACGTTGTCAAGGCAACCTGAGGAGacattaaaaaaaagaagaaaagctTGGAAATAGATCCTCTGGACAGCTCATTGATCTGCAGCTTTCAGTTGTACTCTGTCCATCTAAAATAGCTAGCTAATAGTCAGAGTTAACCTTCCTTCCTCCATGCAAAGTGATATAGCGCGTACAACAATAATAatataggagtgtgtgtgtgcgtgccggAGTGTGTCCCGTACTAGGAATGGTGCACTGGTCCAGGCCACGGTAGACAGAGCACCGAGGTAGGCCGTCTTGCGGAGGACATTGAGCTCGTTCTGTCTGATCTCCAGAACCTTGTCTTTAAAGGAGCTCTCCCAGGCGTACAACTTCAACACTTTGATCCCGTTCAGAATCTCGTTCATCAGTTTGATGCGAGCGTCCTTGTACTGCATCTGCTCCACCTTAAGAGACAacaggaggggggtggagagagggagggggggagagaggggagggggaggtgggagaTATCCTCTGTCCATGTCAAAACAATGCTACTTTAGAGATGTAGAccgcttggctgtcgaaacgttggtaaataaaTGAATGCGTCGGATTTAACAGAGTGTCGCTTTTCCTTTTCTTTTAAAATACCTTACTTTAACACTCATTAAAAAGTGGCTTTGATAGCTGCTCAAAGACAAAAAAGCACAAACATTTCTGAGCAAACTGACAGACCACAGAGTTTTTGAAGTACAGAGGCGCAAAAAAGGTATAGAACACTTCACTCATCTTTCCACCCACAAGCCAACTAGTTTTAAGAGCAGCCTGCTCACTATAGTACAAACTCACAGGAGATCTTTACAGTGCTTTGGTGTTTGATCATGAGCATTTTTGTGGTAAAAAGTTGCACACGTTTCTACTTTGACACACTTGGATGAGAAGCCGTTTGTTCAATCTATGAGACTTCTTCATCTTAATTACAATCATCATCAACACCATCCTTCTAATCGTGATCATCACCATCACTTCAACGCCATATCACAAACAATAAGCAGAGGGAGGTGTGTATACCTGGTAGGCTCGTGTCTTCACAGCAATGGCAGCATTTAAGGGGATCAGCAGGATCATCACAGCAACACCAGCCAGCACTGACGGACCCAGATTCTACAACACAGAGATAAGGCAGGTTCAATCAACACAACAGAGATGGACCCCAGAAAGACCACGTATGACTAATCAACACAGAGAgcaggggtgtaatcattagtcggATTAAGTTGCAAAACGTTAACCGTTAACTTtaggaaccaaacggaagcaaacggagtgaaatgaaacagggagggacctagAAACTCGTTTTTGTTGCTAAATGTTTACCGTTTTGAAGTAAACGGTTTCCCTGGCAAAACATTTTCTGTTGCAAACGGAATCCCACTAATGAATACGCTCCAGGCACAGTCATTCTGGATCTCATCTCATTAGATCTATTCcccatacagtgcactactttggctATGGTGGACTAATAAACCCACCTCCATGGAAAGAACCCACCCACCTGCCACAGGAAGTATAGTGCCAGTATGATCTGAAGTGGGGCGGACCACAGCATGTTGAGAAAGGTGGTGAGATCCATGAAGCGCTGAGCGTCCACTGACATCAGGTTGACTATCTCTCCCACTGTAGTTGTACGTTTGGCCGCGTTCGTGATGATCAgagactagggagagagagaaaggacagaagAGAAAGACAAAAATACTATTttcaccactgtgtgtgtgtgtgtgtgtgtgtgtgtgtgtgtgtgtgtgtaccttcctGTAGATGGCTCCTATGATGGAGGTGCGGAGCCTCATCCCAGTGACGAAGCAGTACTGGAAGTGTTGGTGCAGAATGAGAGTCTGGAGAAAGGCTGCAAAGAACATGAGGAAGGCCAGGGCATATCCCCACCAGGTGGGAGCTCCCTTCTGCTTCGTGAATGAGATCAataacctggagggaggagagaggaagatgggatagtaaaaacaaagaaaaacccttgaaggagtaggtgtgtccaaacttttgactggtactgtatatacaaaatacatagattctgtagactgatgaggaaaacAAGCACATTAAacatgacatacagtaccagtcaaaaatgtgcacacacctactcattcaagggtttttctttatttttactatttttaacattgtagaataatggtgaaaaaataaaaaaaacaaattaaataacacatatggtatcatgtagtaaccaaaaaagtgttaaacaaatcaaaatatattttatatttgatattcttcaaagtagccaccctttgccttgagagCTTTGGCATTGtcccaaccagcttcacctggaatgcttttccaatagtcttgaaggagttcccacatatgcagagtacttgttggctgcttttccttcacttcactctgcagtccaactcattccaaaccatctcaattgggttgaggtctggtgattgtggaggccaggt
The nucleotide sequence above comes from Salvelinus namaycush isolate Seneca chromosome 35, SaNama_1.0, whole genome shotgun sequence. Encoded proteins:
- the abcc3 gene encoding canalicular multispecific organic anion transporter 2 isoform X4, with translation MERLCGPKLPFWVANQTLHTDSPDLPECFQLSVLSWLPCVYLWLACPPYLFYLQRNNKGYIMMSILNRVKTVFGLVLWIVCWTDLFGTFHELQQGDTKPPIYFVTPLVVGMTMLLALFLIQFERLRGVQSSGILFIFWFLSVMCAIVPFRSKILQAKYQSEISDKLRFTTFYFYFSLIVAELILSCFNEKPPLFSNIDTDPNPCPQSTAGFLSTMTFWWFTSMAIKGYKNPLEAKDLWSLNKRDSSEVVVPKLLREWEVEQAKAHSAEDQSTQALYSKPPPAGESNHVGGESSPEEVEVLLSKQKDPKKPSFLRSLIKAFGPYFLIGSAFKLLQDLITFVNPQLLKLLISFTKQKGAPTWWGYALAFLMFFAAFLQTLILHQHFQYCFVTGMRLRTSIIGAIYRKSLIITNAAKRTTTVGEIVNLMSVDAQRFMDLTTFLNMLWSAPLQIILALYFLWQNLGPSVLAGVAVMILLIPLNAAIAVKTRAYQVEQMQYKDARIKLMNEILNGIKVLKLYAWESSFKDKVLEIRQNELNVLRKTAYLGALSTVAWTSAPFLVALTTFAVYVTVDKNNILDAEKAFVSLSLFNILRFPLNMLPQVISCIVQASVSLKRIQDFLSHDELDPESVDRTNTATDSSVTVVNGKFTWAKQDPPALHNINLMVPQGSLLAVVGHVGCGKSSLVSALLGEMEKMEGDISIQGSVAYVPQQAWIQNATLRDNILFGKAYNEQKYRCCLEACALTQDLEVLPGGDLTEIGEKGINLSGGQRQRVSLARALYNKADVYLLDDPLSAVDAHVAKHIFDHVIGPEGALQGKTRILVTHGISFLPQVDNIVVMVEGRVSEMGSYQELLKQNGAFAEFLRNYSLEDIIEEDEATEALTDEEEDFPDDALSNHTDMVDNEPVVNEAKRQFIRQISIISGDLENPKSRSVRKRLCSERKHAESDSEKKLPKVAKLIQAETAETGRVKSKVFWEYAKAVGPLLSLFICFLYGCQSAAAIGANVWLSQWTNDAAQNVTQENVSMRVGVYAALGMAQEILCGHISAVKASGVGQQVSHILPFL